A window of the Phaseolus vulgaris cultivar G19833 chromosome 5, P. vulgaris v2.0, whole genome shotgun sequence genome harbors these coding sequences:
- the LOC137834829 gene encoding U-box domain-containing protein 44-like has protein sequence MEVVEKRNFSKLLSELIVLADEVASLAKNSEIEVHIFAEFAMLVEKFSPIFNDLRDENAVLDKPPIRKSLESVESELRRAKALTKNSNLRQPIKQIEDITHDIGRSFGLLLVASLEISMDFREKIGTLQRLLMNVRFDGSSSVASSPKSEASGSDVKLSGEIVEEVVNVSIDDVVLQLKNGNDEEFAVSLLRLKEFIRSERLDGGLINEEATLAILFNRLGSCKADNRLAIMRLLRSIALGNDEKKEKMVDIEFLSAVVKSLTRDSQERKEAVGLLLELSDIQAVRRRIGRIQGCIVMLVSILNGDDPDASHDAAKLLNILSSNTQNALHMAEAGYFRPLVQYLKEGSDMNKILMATALSRLELPDHSKLSLGEDGAIEPLVNMFITGKLESKLSALNALQNLSTKPENVQRLIRSGIAGSLLQLLFSVTSVLMTLREPASAILARIAQSESILVNEDVAQQMLSLLNLSSPIIQGHLLEALNNIASHPGASRVRSKMKEKGALQLLLPFMKENTTKVRSKVFHLLYTLSKDLTDELTEHLDETHLLNIVNIVSTSTSDSERAAAVGILSNLPASNKKVTDILQRANLLPILISIMYTITGSNSSTTNTLAESIASVIIRFTNSSDKKLQLLSAEQGVIPLLVKLLSTGSPITKARAAASLAQLSQNSLSLRKSRKSRWLCVPPSVNAYCEVHDGYCFVNSTFCLVKAGAVSPLIQLLEDSERQAVEAALHALSTLLQDEIWEGGVSSIAKLSGVQPIIKSLEVGDAKVQEKAIWMLERIFKVAEHRVKYGESAQVVLIDLAQKSDSRLKSTVAKVLAELELLQSQSSYF, from the exons ATGGAAGTGGTGGAAAAGAGAAATTTTTCTAAGCTGTTGTCGGAGCTGATAGTTTTAGCCGATGAGGTTGCTTCTCTTGCTAAGAACTCTGAAATTGAGGTACATATTTTTGCTGAGTTTGCCATGCTGGTTGAGAAATTCTCACCAATCTTCAATGACTTGAGAGATGAAAACGCAGTCTTGGACAAGCCACCTATAAGAAAATCCTTGGAGTCTGTTGAGAGTGAGCTGAGGCGTGCCAAGGCTTTGACAAAAAACTCGAATTTGAGGCAGCCAATCAAGCAAATTGAGGACATAACTCATGACATAGGTCGATCCTTTGGCCTTCTGCTCGTGGCCAGCCTAGAAATTTCCATGGATTTCAGAGAAAAGATTGGCACATTGCAAAGGCTATTGATGAATGTGAGATTTGATGGCAGTTCAAGTGTGGCTTCAAGTCCAAAATCAGAGGCTTCAGGCAGTGACGTGAAGCTGAGTGGAGAAATAGTAGAGGAAGTAGTTAACGTTTCTATTGATGATGTTGTTTTGCAACTTAAGAATGGCAATGATGAAGAATTTGCAGTTTCACTTTTGAGACTGAAGGAGTTCATAAGGAGTGAAAGACTTGATGGTGGCTTGATTAACGAGGAAGCAACTCTTGCCATTCTTTTCAACCGTCTAGGTTCGTGTAAGGCAGACAATAGGTTGGCAATTATGCGATTGCTAAGAAGTATTGCTTTAGGAAATGATGAGAAAAAG GAGAAGATGGTAGATATTGAGTTCTTATCAGCAGTGGTGAAGTCACTGACAAGAGATTCACAGGAGAGGAAGGAAGCAGTAGGGCTGTTGCTAGAGCTCTCTGACATTCAGGCCGTTCGCCGGCGAATTGGAAGAATTCAAGGATGCATTGTTATGTTAGTTTCTATACTTAATGGGGATGACCCTGATGCCTCACATGACGCAGCAAAGTTATTGAATATATTGTCTAGTAATACTCAAAATGCACTTCATATGGCTGAGGCTGGCTACTTTAGGCCACTTGTGCAGTATTTGAAAGAAG GGTCTGACATGAACAAGATCCTAATGGCGACAGCTCTTTCAAGGTTGGAACTCCCTGATCACAGCAAACTTTCCCTTGGAGAAGATGGGGCAATTGAGCCACTTGTCAATATGTTCATTACTGGGAAACTTGAGTCCAAGTTATCAGCTCTAAACGCGCTGCAAAATCTGTCAACCAAGCCAGAAAACGTGCAGCGTCTGATCAGATCAGGAATTGCAGGATCTCTGCTGCAACTTCTTTTCTCTGTCACATCTGTCCTCATGACCTTGCGTGAGCCTGCATCAGCCATTCTTGCAAGAATTGCTCAGTCTGAATCCATCCTTGTCAATGAAGATGTGGCTCAGCAGATGCTTTCCCTTTTGAATCTTTCCAGCCCTATAATCCAGGGCCATTTATTAGAAGCTCTAAATAACATAGCCTCTCATCCTGGTGCATCCAGAGTGAGAAGCAAAATGAAGGAAAAAGGTGCACTTCAACTCCTCTTACCCTTTATGAAGGAAAACACCACCAAAGTCAGGAGTAAGGTCTTTCATTTGTTGTACACTCTCTCTAAAGATCTAACAGATGAGTTAACTGAACATCTTGATGAAACTCACCTCTTGAACATAGTTAACATAGTCTCAACATCAACATCAGACAGTGAAAGGGCTGCAGCTGTTGGCATACTCAGTAATCTTCCTGCTAGTAACAAAAAGGTGACTGATATACTGCAGAGGGCAAATTTGCTTCCCATTTTGATATCCATCATGTATACTATCACAGGAAGTAACTCATCCACAACAAATACCTTAGCAGAGAGTATTGCCAGTGTTATCATTCGCTTCACAAATTCATCAGACAAAAAACTGCAACTTCTCTCAGCTGAACAAGGGGTGATTCCTTTGCTTGTAAAACTGCTCTCAACCGGTTCACCAATCACAAAAGCAAGGGCTGCAGCCTCacttgcacaactatctcagaACTCTCTGTCTCTTAGAAAGTCTAGAAAGTCAAGGTGGTTGTGTGTTCCTCCCTCAGTGAATGCATACTGTGAAGTCCATGATGGATATTGCTTTGTCAACAGCACATTTTGTTTGGTCAAAGCAGGTGCTGTTTCTCCCCTCATCCAACTATTGGAAGATTCTGAGAGACAAGCAGTTGAAGCTGCTTTGCATGCTCTTTCAACTCTTCTGCAAGATGAAATCTGGGAAGGTGGTGTGAGTTCCATTGCCAAGTTATCAGGTGTGCAACCTATTATAAAGAGTCTAGAAGTTGGTGATGCAAAGGTTCAAGAAAAAGCAATATGGATGTTGGAGAGAATATTCAAAGTTGCAGAACATAGAGTGAAATATGGAGAATCTGCTCAGGTGGTTCTTATTGATCTTGCCCAGAAGAGTGATTCTAGATTGAAGTCAACAGTTGCAAAAGTATTGGCTGAGCTTGAGCTCTTGCAATCTCAATCAAGTTACTTCTGA